In Eschrichtius robustus isolate mEscRob2 chromosome 11, mEscRob2.pri, whole genome shotgun sequence, the following proteins share a genomic window:
- the TREH gene encoding LOW QUALITY PROTEIN: trehalase (The sequence of the model RefSeq protein was modified relative to this genomic sequence to represent the inferred CDS: inserted 3 bases in 2 codons): MAKGEHSRTREKGGWFKYGLQRKRSXEVYPTYHTPLWAGGFSDPGNVDKALKYLEDSWILTYQKTGQQWDFPNAWXPLQDLLIRGLAKSPSARAQEVAFQLAQNWIRTNCDIYSKKSAKYERYDVSNGGHPGGGGEYEVQEGFGWTNGVVLMLLDRYGDRLSSGTHTAFLEPHCLAAALLLTLLLSLLPQ, from the exons ATGGCCAAGGGAGAGCACAGTAGGACCAGA GAGAAAGGTGGCTGGTTCAAGTATGGCCTTCAGCGTAAAAGATC GGAAGTTTACCCCACTTACCACACTCCTCTCTGGGCTGGCGGCTTCTCTGACCCGGGCAACGTGGACAAGGCTCTGAAATACCTGGAG GACAGCTGGATCCTCACCTACCAGAAGACAGGCCAGCAGTGGGACTTCCCCAacgcct gccccctgcaggaCCTGCTCATCAGAG GTCTGGCCAAGTCTCCTTCAGCCAGAGCCCAGGAAGTGGCTTTCCAGCTGGCCCAGAATTGGATCCGAACCAACTGTGACATCTACTCCAAAAAGTCAGCCAAGTATGAGAGG TATGATGTCAGCAATGGTGGACACCcaggtggtggaggggagtaTGAAGTTCAG GAGGGGTTTGGCTGGACCAATGGTGTGGTCCTGATGCTCCTGGACCGCTATGGTGACCGGCTGAGCTCGGGGACCCACACAGCTTTCCTGGAGCCCCACTGCCTTGCAGCTGCCCTTCTCCTTACCCTCCTGCTCAGCCTCCTGCCTCAGTGA